A window from Telopea speciosissima isolate NSW1024214 ecotype Mountain lineage chromosome 8, Tspe_v1, whole genome shotgun sequence encodes these proteins:
- the LOC122671276 gene encoding serrate RNA effector molecule-like codes for MAEVLNMPVESLDRRRDRQSEGRDKSDDEPPPPPPPPPPPPRKRDRDSRERRDDRDIDRPPSRRSDYHDRNRSPPPKDRDRDYKRRGSPSPPPYRDRRHSPPRRSPPPPPFKRSRRDDGYDGRRGSPRGGGFGPDDRRFGYDYAGGYERGGGRHGYADERSHGRYMGRSSGGYQDWDSGRGGYGDASNTGSTQREGLMSYKQFIQELEDDILPSEAERRYQEYRSEYISTQKRAYFDAHKDEEWLRDKYHPTNLLSVIERRNENARRFAKDFLLDLQSGTLDLGPGINAASSNKSGQASDPNSEDEADAGGKRRRHGRGPAKENDLHSAAPKAHPISSEPRRIQADIEQALALVRKLDREKGIEENILCMANNDKMEGEKTHGGSMGPIVIIRGLTSVKGLEGIELLDTLFTYLWRIHGLDYYGMIETSEAKDLRHVRAESKSQDETSATGAEWENKLDSFWQGRLQGQDPLEIMTAKEKIDVAAVEALEPHVRKIRDEKYGWKYGCGAKGCTKLFHAAEFVHKHLRLKHPELVMELTVKVREDLYFQNYMNDADAPGGQPVMQQSQPKDKLPRRRPGPESRLRDDRGNRREHNRADRVNGDERFDRAENSPSRDFQSNAGGLEGGNPDDPMFDAYGGQGMRAAPPFPSDIPPPPPVLMPVPGAGPLGPFVPAPPEVAMRMLREQGAPPPYEGGGRKGRSGPQVGGPAPIISVSPAFRQDPRRIRSYQDLDAPEDEVTVIDYRSL; via the exons ATGGCGGAGGTTTTGAACATGCCTGTGGAATCTCTAGATCGTCGCCGCGACCGGCAGTCTGAGGGAAGGGATAAATCTGACGATGAACCAcctccgccaccaccaccaccaccaccgccgccgaGGAAAAGAGACCGAGATtcgagggagagaagagatgacCGTGACATCGATCGTCCTCCAAGTCGACGTAGCGATTACCATGACCGTAACAGGTCTCCTCCCCCGAAGGATAGGGACAGGGATTACAAGCGACGTGGTAGCCCTAGCCCTCCGCCGTATCGTGACCGTCGCCACTCGCCTCCGCGAAGGTCTCCTCCGCCACCGCCATTCAAGCGTTCGAGGAGGGATGATGGTTATGATGGACGCCGTGGAAGCCCTAGAGGTGGTGGTTTTGGACCGGACGATAGAAG GTTTGGCTATGATTATGCGGGTGGATATGAACGTGGAGGGGGGAGACATGGCTATGCTGATGAAAGGTCTCATGGTCGATATATGGGTCGATCATCTGGTGGCTATCAAG ATTGGGATTCTGGTCGTGGTGGTTATGGTGATGCTTCAAACACAGGGAGCACACAAAG GGAAGGCTTGATGTCATATAAACAATTCATCCAAGAGCTTGAAGATGATATACTGCCCTCTGAAGCTGAGCGCCG GTATCAAGAATACAGATCAGAGTATATTTCGACTCAGAAACGTGCTTACTTTGATGCTCACAAGGATGAGGAATG GCTGAGAGACAAGTACCACCCAACAAACTTACTATCAGTCATAGAAAG GAGGAATGAAAATGCTCGGAGATTCGCTAAGGACTTCTTGTTAGATTTGCAGAGTGGAACGTTGGACCT AGGTCCAGGTATCAATGCTGCATCATCAAACAAATCAGGACAAGCAAGTGATCCTAACTCTGAGGATGAAGCAGATGCTGGTGGCAAAAGAAGACGACATGGTAGGGGGCCAGCTAAAGAAAATGATCTCCATTCAGCTGCTCCAAAAGCTCACCCAATCAGCTCTGAACCTAGGCGGATTCAAGCTGATATTGAACAAGCTCTGGCTCTTGTACGTAAACTTGATCGAGAAAAAGGGATTGAGGAAAATATTTTGTGCATGGCCAATAATGACAAAATGGAAGGGGAGAAAACTCATGGTGGATCTATGGGGCCGATAGTAATTATTAGGGGTTTAACTTCTGTCAAGGGCCTTGAGGGAATTGAGCTTTTGGATACACTCTTTACTTATCTTTGGCGCATCCATGGTTTGGATTACTATGGCATGATTGAGACAAGTGAAGCTAAAGATCTTCGGCATGTGAGGGCAGAAAGCAAGAGCCAGGATGAAACAAGTGCTACTGGGGCTGAGTGGGAAAATAAACTTGACTCATTTTGGCAAGGAAGGTTGCAGGGTCAAGATCCGTTGGAAATAATGACAGCCAAGGAGAAGATAGATGTGGCTGCTGTCGAAGCTTTGGAACCTCATGTCAGGAAAATAAGGGATGAGAAGTATGGGTGGAAGTATGGCTGTGGAGCAAAGGGTTGCACAAAGCTTTTCCATGCTGCTGAGTTTGTGCATAAGCATCTGAGGCTGAAACACCCAGAGCTTGTGATGGAATTGACTGTAAAAGTGCGTGAAGATCTGTATTTCCAGAATTACATGAA TGATGCAGATGCACCTGGTGGACAACCTGTCATGCAGCAATCTCAACCG aagGACAAGTTGCCACGGCGTAGGCCTGGTCCAGAGAGTCGATTGAGGGATGATCGTGGAAACCGTAGAGAGCATAACAGGGCTGATAGAGTTAACGGTGATGAAAGATTTGATAGGGCTGAGAATTCGCCATCCCGTGATTTCCAGTCCAATGCTGGTGGCCTGGAAGGAGGGAATCCAGATGACCCAATGTTTGATGCTTATGGTGGACAAGGAATGCGAGCTGCTCCCCCTTTTCCCTCAGATATTCCCCCTCCTCCACCAGTACTGATGCCTGTACCTGGTGCTGG CCCATTGGGACCTTTTGTTCCTGCACCACCAGAAGTTGCAATGCGGATGTTGCGGGAGCAGGGTGCACCTCCTCCTTATGAGGGTGGTGGTAGGAAGGGGCGGTCTGGCCCGCAGGTAGGCGGACCAGCACCTATTATTTCTGTGTCTCCTGCTTTCCGGCAGGACCCTCGACGTATTCGGAG